The sequence below is a genomic window from Barrientosiimonas humi.
GCGCAGCACCCGTCGCTCGGCGTCGGTGCGCGCCAGGTCCGCCGCGAGTCCGTACGCCCTCGCCGCCTCCGCGTGCCGGCCCAGCCGGGCGAGCATCTCCGCGCGGGCGGCAGGCAGGTAGGCATAGCCGCGCAGCGCCGGCTCGCTGGCCAGCGCGTCCACCAGTGCGAGCCCGGCCTCGGGTCCCTGTGCCATCGACACGGCGACCGCCCGGTTGAGCGCGACCACGGGGGACGGTTGCCGCGCGAGCAGCGCGTCGTAGAGCGTGACCAGCTCGGTCCAGTCGGTCGCGGCATGGCTCGGCGCCGTCGCGTGCACGGCGGCGATCGCGGCCTGCAGCAGATAGGGCCCGCTGGCCCCCGCGCGCAGGCAGCCGACGACCGTGCGGTGCGCGCGGTCGATGGCGTCGCGGTCCCAGCGCGAGCGGTCCTGCCCGGACAGGGGCACCGGCGTGCCGTCGTCGTCGGTCGCGGTCGCCGCGCGGGTCCGCAGCAGCTCCAGCAGCGCGCCGAGCCCCAGCAGCTCGGGGTCGTGCGGCACGTGCCGGCGCAGCAGCGTCGCCAGCTCGACGGCGCGGTCGAGCAGCTCGCCCTGCTGCCGGCGCTCGCCCGAGGTCGCGGCGTGCCCGAGCGTGCCGAGCAGGTAGGTCACGTCGAGCACGGCCGGCAGCCGCTCGGGCAGCTGCTCGCGGCGCGGCACCGCGAACGGGATGTGCGCCCGCGCGATCTTGCGCTTGGCGCGGGTGATCCGCGCGGCCATGGTCGCGGTCGGCACGAGGAACAGCGCGGCCACGTCGGCGGTCGGCACGCCCAGCACCAGCCGCAGGGTGAGGGCTGCGCGGGCGGCGTCGTCGAGCGCCGGGTGGCAGCACATGAAGATCAGCCGCAGGCGGTCGTCGTGCAGCACCGGTGCGAGGTCGCCCGGCAGCAGGTCCGGCCCCGGCGGGTCGTCCCCGTCGGGGACCACGAGCAGGGGCAGCTTGCCGCGCAGACTCGCCTGCCGACGTACGACATCGGTCGCCCGGCGCCGCGCCGTCACCGTGAGCCATGCGGCCGGGTTGTCGGGGACGCCCTCGCGCGCCCAGGCCTCCATCGCCTGGGCGTAGGCCTCCTGCACGCTCTCCTGCGCGAGGTCGAGGTCGCGGGTGGTCCGCGCGGTCGCGGCGAGCACGCTCGCCCAGTCGTGCCGGTGCGCCTGGGCGAGCGCACCGGCCACGACGGCCCGCGGGGTCCTCACGTGGTGACGCCTCCGGTGCTCGACTCGATCGGCTCGGTCGGGCGCACCTCGACCCCGCCGCCCTGGTCGTGGATCGGGTTGCGCCCGGCCAGCTCCAGCGCCTCGTCGAGGCTCGGCACGTCGATGACGTAGAACCCCACGACGACGTCCTTGGTCTCGGTGAACGGGCCGTCGGTGACCACGCCGCCACGGATGCTGGTGGCGGCGGTGTGGTCGGCGAGCGGCGTGCCGAACACCATGACGCCCGAGCGCTGCAGCTCCTCGCCGTGGCGCACGTGCGCCGCGAGGGCCTCGGGGTCGGGGTCGGCGGAGATCCGGTCGGCGGGGAAGTGCAGGAACACGGCGTACTGCGGCATGGGTTCATCCTTGCGGTCGGGCCGGCGCGGTGCCGGCGTCACGGGCGAACGGGTGCTCGCCTCACTGGTCCGTCGCACGGGACCGCACAGATCGACACCCCGGACCGGACCTTTCACCCCGGCGGGGGAGCGGGTTTGTTTGACTGGCCGCATGGATCTCGGGGAACCAGCGCTCGTCCTGGACGGGCTCACCAAGCAGTTCGGACCGCAGTACGCCGTCGCCGGCCTCAGCCTGGCGGTGCCGCAGGGGTCGATGTTCGGGGTGGTCGGACCCAACGGGGCCGGCAAGACCACCACCTTGTCGATGGTCACGGGGCTGCTGCGTCCCGACGCCGGCCGCGCGGTCGTGCTCGGTCACGACGTGTGGACCGACCCGGCGCGGGCCAAGGCGCTCATGGGCGTGCTGCCCGACGGGCTGCGCACCTTCGACCGGCTCACCGGCAGCGAGCTGCTGCGCTACCACGGGCTGCTGCGCGGCCTGCCCGCCGGCGTGGTCGCCGAGCGCGGCGAGCAGCTGCTCGCGTCCCTCGGTCTCGCGGGTGACGGCGACAAGCTCGTCGTCGACTACTCCGCCGGCATGACCAAGAAGATCGGCCTGGCCTGCGCGCTGATCCACGCGCCCCGGCTGCTGCTGCTCGACGAACCGTTCGAGGCCGTGGATCCCGTTTCAGGACAAGTGATTCGGCAGATCCTCGCCCAGTTCGTGCGCGGCGGCGGCACGGTCGTGCTGTCCAGCCACGTGATGGAGCTGGTCGAGAACCTGTGCGACCACGTAGCGGTGATCGTCGACGGCCGCGCGATCGCCTCCGGAGCCCTCGACGACGTACGCCAGGGGCAGTCGCTCCAGGAGCGTTTCCTCGGTCTGGTCGGGGTGCAGACCGGTGACGAGGAGGTGCTGTCGTGGTTGCAGTCCTCGCGCGACTGAAGTGGACGCTGCTGGTGCGCGCGCTGCGCACCAGCGTCTGGCGCACGGCCGGGGTGGTCCTCGGTGCGCTCGGCGGCCTGGTCGTCGCGATCGGCTGGGTCGTCACCATGCTGCTGATCGGAGCCGACGACGCGGGCCAGACCCAGGCCGCGGTCGTCCTCAGCCTCGCGGGCGTGGTGGCCGCGTGGGTGGTCATGCCGCTGCTGGTCTTCGGGATCGACGAGACCCTCGACCCGGTGCGCTTCGCGCTGCTGCCGCTGTCCGCCGAGCGACTCCGACCGGGACTGCTGGTCGCCGGATTCATCGGCGTACCAGGCGTTCTCACCGCCGTCCTGTCGCTCACGCCGCTGCTGGCGTGGGTGCAGCACGGGGTGGCGGCGGCGCTGGCGGCTCTGGTGTCGGGGGTGCTGTTCACGCTCACCTGCTTCCTCGGTGCCCGGGCGCTGACGTCGGGGTTCGCCGGCGCGCTGGCGTCACGCCGCTACAAGGATTTCGCCGCGGTGCTGCTCGCCGCCGTCGTCATGTGCGTCGGCATCGGGGTGAACGTGCTGTCGAGCCGGGCGGCCGAGTCGCCGGAGCAGGCGCGGCAGGTCATCACCACGGGCGCGAACGTGCTGGGCTGGACGCCGCTCGGCTGGGCGGCCGCCTTCCCGGGTGACGTCGCGCGCGGCGACTGGCTCGTCGCGGCGCTGCGGCTGGCGCTCGCGGTCGGTCTGGTCGCGGTGCTGTGGGCGGTGTGGGGCCGGTTCCTGCAGCGCGGGCTCACCTCGATCAGCGAGTCCGACACCTCGGGGCCGGGGGAGGCCAGCGACCTGCCCGAGCGGGTCTTCGGCACCTCGCCGACCGGGGCCGTGGCCGCCCGCTGCGCCCGCTACTGGCGGCGCGACCCGCGCTACCTCGCCTCCGTCGTGAGCTTCGTCGTGCTGCCGATCATGATCGGGGTCTCCACCTCGGTCGGTGGTGGCGGCGGCGACGCGTTCTTCGTCGGGCCGCTGATCCTCGCCGCGCTCACCGGCCCGGGGCTCACCTCCGACCTGGCGTACGACAGCTCCGCCCTGTGGACGCACGTCGTCACCGGGGTGCCGGGCCGGGCCGACCGGGTGGGTCGCGCGCTCGCGATGGGCGTCGTCATCGTGCCGCTCGTGATGATCACCGCGGTCGTCGCGCTCGCGGTCACCGGCCGGTGGGAGTGGGCGCCCGGTTATCTCGCCGCGCTCGTCTGCCTGGTGCTGGTCGGCATGGGCGTCGGGCTCGTGACCGGGAGCGTGCAGCCCGGCCAGGCTCCGCCGCCCGGCTCGAGCCCGTTCGCCACGGGCGGCAGCGGTGGGCTGCTGACCGTCGCGATCTTCGCCGGCGGCGTCGTCGCGGCCGGGCTGCTGTCGCTCCCGGTGCTGGTCCCGCTGGCCGTCTGGGGGCTGGACTCGGTGCCGGTCCAGCTGCTGCTCCTCGTCGTCGCCGTGGCCTGGGGCGGGCTGCTCTTCCGGCTCGCGGCGACCTGGTCCGGCCACCGCCTCGAGCGCCACTGGCCCGAGCTGCTGGCGCGGGTGAGCAACTGAGCGAGCGAGCGCGAACGAGAGGGGGAGCGCGATGCGACAGTCACGAGCCGTGACCGCGGCGGCGGTCTTCACGGTGCTGATGGTCCTGGGCCTGTTCGCGGCGTACGGCCGCGACGTGCCACCCAAGTCGGCCGTGGTGGTGGTCGTCATGGTCGCGGCCGCATGGGGACTTGCCGCCTTGGACGTACGAGCGCGCCGCCGACCCTGACCGGCACCCGCAGTCGCGGTGGTCCGCCGGGAGGTGCGCTCGGGCGCACCGGTTGGCGGTGGTCCGGCGCGGCGTGACCGGTGACGGGGGCGTACGCCTGGGCGGTCCTCCGCCGGAGGGTGCGCTCGGGCGCACGGGTCGGCGGTGGTCCGGCGCGGCGTGACCGGTGGCGGGGGCGTACGCCTGGGCGGTCCTCCGCCGGGGGGTGCGCTCGGGCGCACGGGTTGGCGGTGGTCCGGCGCGGCGTGACCGGTGGCGGGGGCGTACGCCTGGGCGGTCCTCCGCCGGGGGGTGCGCTCGGGCGCACGGGTCGGCGGTGGTCCGGCGCGGCGTGACCGGTGACGGGGGCGTACGCCTGGGCGGTCCTCCGCCGGAGGGCGCGCTCGGGCGCACGGGTTGGCGGTGGTCCGGCGCGGCGTGACCGGTGGCGGGGGCGTACGCCTGGGCGGTCCTCCGCCGGAGGGTGCGCTCGGGCGCACGGGTCGGCGGTGGTCCGGCGCGGCGTGACCGGTGGCGGGGGCGTACGCCTGGGCGGTCCTACGCCGGGGGGTGCGCTCGGGCGCACGGGTCGGCGGTGGTCCGCGAGGGCGTACGCAAGTCAGCGCCCGCATCGCGAGACGTGCGTCTCAGCATGTTGACGGGGGTGGGGCGGCGGGCGCAGGATGCTCGCGTGGCACGAATTCTCGTACTTCCGTAGCGCGCTCGGCGAACAGCCCAGCGCGCTAGCCCTCATTGCCGAGACCGGCTGAGGGTTTTTTTGTGCCCTAGCGACGATGACGAAAGCGGTGACCGACGTGACCGACCTGCAGGCCAAGCCGGCAGATCCTCGCCCTCCCTCGCCCGCCGACCTCGCGCAGCGCTCCGCTCGCGTCGAGGTCGAGCCACGCACCGTCACCGGTGCGCAGAGCCTGGTCCTGGCGCTCGAGGCGGTCGGCGTCGACACCGTATTCGGCCTTCCCGGCGGGGCGATCCTCCCCGCCTACGACCCGCTGCTCGACTCGGTCAAGCTGCGTCACGTGCTGGTGCGCCACGAGCAGGGTGCGGGGCACGCGGCCCAGGGCTACGCCTCGGCCACCGGCAAGGTGGGCGTCTGCATGGCGACCAGCGGTCCGGGCGCGACCAACCTCGTCACGCCGATCGCCGACGCCTACATGGACTCGGTGCCGATGGTGGCCATCACGGGCCAGGTCAGCTCGCGCACCATCGGCACGGACGCCTTCCAGGAGGCGGACATCCGCGGCATCACCATGCCGATCACCAAGCACAACTACCTCGTGACCGACCCGGCGGAGATCCCGCGGGCGATCGCCGAGGCGTTCCACGTCGCCGCCACCGGCCGACCCGGCCCGGTGCTGGTCGACATCACCAAGGACGCGCTGCAGGCCAGCACCACCTTCAGCTGGCCGCCTACCTTCGAGCTGCCGGGATATCGCCCCGTCACGCGTCCGCACACCAAGCAGATCAAGGCCGCCGCGGAGCTGATCCGCGCCGCCCGCAAGCCGGTGCTGTACGTCGGCGGCGGCGTGATCCGTGGCGGGGCCGCCGCCGAGCTGCGCGAGCTCGTCGAGGTCGCCCAGATCCCGCTCGTCACCACGCTGATGGCGCGTGGCGCGGTGCCCGACAGCCACGAGCTGCACCTCGGCATGCCCGGGATGCACGGCTCGGTGCCGGCGGTGACCGCGCTGCAGAAGTCGGACCTGCTGATCACGCTCGGCGCCCGGTTCGACGACCGGGTGACCGGTGAGCTCAGCTCCTTCGCGCCCGAGGCGAAGGTGATCCACGCCGACATCGACCCGGCCGAGATCTCCAAGAACCGCCACGCCGACGTGCCGATCGTCGGCGACGCCAAGGAGGTCATCCGCGACCTGACGGCGGCCGTCAAGGCCGACATCGACGCGGGCCGGGGCGGTGACTACGCCGCTTGGCGCAAGCGTACGGCGGGGTGGAAGGCCGACTTCCCGATCGGCTACACCGCCCCCGAGGACGGCAGCATCGCCCCGCAGTACGTCATCGAGCGGCTCGGCGCGCTGACCGGCGCCGAGGGCACCTACGTCGCGGGCGTCGGCCAGCACCAGATGTGGGCCGCGCAGTTCGTGCAGTACGAGCGCCCCAACTCCTGGCTCAACAGCGGCGGCCTGGGCACGATGGGCTACTCCGTGCCGGCGGCGATGGGCGCCAAGGCTGCCGAGCCCGAGCGCACCGTGTGGGCGATCGACGGCGACGGCTGCTTCCAGATGACCAACCAGGAGCTCGCGACCTGCGTGGTCAACGAGATCCCGATCAAGGTCGCGATCATCAACAACTCCAGCCTCGGCATGGTGCGCCAGTGGCAGACGCTGTTCTACAACGAGCGCTACTCCAACACCGACCTGCACACGGCGCACGACGGACGGCGGGTGCCGGACTTCGTGAAGCTGGCGGAGGCGTACGGCTGCGTCGGGCTGCGCTGCGAGCGCCCCGAGGACGTCGACGCGACGATCCAGCAGGCGCTGGAGATCAACGACCGGCCCGTGGTCATCGACTTCGTCGTCGAGCGCGACGCGATGGTGTGGCCGATGGTCCCGGCCGGCGTCAGCAACGACAAGGTCACCATGGCCCGGGCGATGACCCCGGTCTGGGACCGCGAGGACGACGAGGCCGTCGACCAGGCCGACCCCACCGAGGAGGACGAGGCATGAGCACCCACACCCTGTCCGTGCTGGTCGAGAACAAGCCCGGCGTGCTCGCGCGCATCGCGGGCCTGATCTCGCGGCGCGGCTTCAACATCGAGTCCCTCGCGGTCGGCCCGACCGAGCACGAGGAGATCTCGCGCATGACGATCGTGTTCGACGTCGACCCCGTCGTGCTCGAGCAGGTCACCAAGCAGCTCAACAAGCTCGTCGAGGTGCTCAAGGTCGTCGAGCTCGAGCCGGGCGCGTCGGTGCAGCGCGAGGTGCTGCTCATCAAGGTCCGGTGCGACAACGGCGCCCGCGCGCAGGTGCTGCAGCTGGCCGACGTGTTCCGCGCCAACGTCATCGACCTGCAGCCCGACTCGGTGATCATCCAGACGACCGGGGCACGCGAGAAGGTCGCGGCCTTCCTGGCGGCGCTCGAGCCGTACGGCGTGCGCGAGCTGGTGCAGTCCGGCGTCATCGCGATGGGGCGCGGCTCGCGCTCGATCACCGACCGCGCGCTGCGCTCCGCCTAGTCACGCTGGTCGAGTAGCGGCGAGGAACGAGCCGCGTATCGAGACCACCACCAAGATCAACCCTGCGAAAACCGCTACAACACAAGGAGATTCCCGTGGCTGAGATGTTCTACGACGACGACGCCGACCTGTCCGTGATCCAGGGCAAGAAGGTGGCCGTCATC
It includes:
- a CDS encoding RNA polymerase sigma factor translates to MRTPRAVVAGALAQAHRHDWASVLAATARTTRDLDLAQESVQEAYAQAMEAWAREGVPDNPAAWLTVTARRRATDVVRRQASLRGKLPLLVVPDGDDPPGPDLLPGDLAPVLHDDRLRLIFMCCHPALDDAARAALTLRLVLGVPTADVAALFLVPTATMAARITRAKRKIARAHIPFAVPRREQLPERLPAVLDVTYLLGTLGHAATSGERRQQGELLDRAVELATLLRRHVPHDPELLGLGALLELLRTRAATATDDDGTPVPLSGQDRSRWDRDAIDRAHRTVVGCLRAGASGPYLLQAAIAAVHATAPSHAATDWTELVTLYDALLARQPSPVVALNRAVAVSMAQGPEAGLALVDALASEPALRGYAYLPAARAEMLARLGRHAEAARAYGLAADLARTDAERRVLRARAETPENDRGA
- a CDS encoding YciI family protein; this translates as MPQYAVFLHFPADRISADPDPEALAAHVRHGEELQRSGVMVFGTPLADHTAATSIRGGVVTDGPFTETKDVVVGFYVIDVPSLDEALELAGRNPIHDQGGGVEVRPTEPIESSTGGVTT
- a CDS encoding ABC transporter ATP-binding protein, with protein sequence MDLGEPALVLDGLTKQFGPQYAVAGLSLAVPQGSMFGVVGPNGAGKTTTLSMVTGLLRPDAGRAVVLGHDVWTDPARAKALMGVLPDGLRTFDRLTGSELLRYHGLLRGLPAGVVAERGEQLLASLGLAGDGDKLVVDYSAGMTKKIGLACALIHAPRLLLLDEPFEAVDPVSGQVIRQILAQFVRGGGTVVLSSHVMELVENLCDHVAVIVDGRAIASGALDDVRQGQSLQERFLGLVGVQTGDEEVLSWLQSSRD
- a CDS encoding acetolactate synthase large subunit, yielding MTKAVTDVTDLQAKPADPRPPSPADLAQRSARVEVEPRTVTGAQSLVLALEAVGVDTVFGLPGGAILPAYDPLLDSVKLRHVLVRHEQGAGHAAQGYASATGKVGVCMATSGPGATNLVTPIADAYMDSVPMVAITGQVSSRTIGTDAFQEADIRGITMPITKHNYLVTDPAEIPRAIAEAFHVAATGRPGPVLVDITKDALQASTTFSWPPTFELPGYRPVTRPHTKQIKAAAELIRAARKPVLYVGGGVIRGGAAAELRELVEVAQIPLVTTLMARGAVPDSHELHLGMPGMHGSVPAVTALQKSDLLITLGARFDDRVTGELSSFAPEAKVIHADIDPAEISKNRHADVPIVGDAKEVIRDLTAAVKADIDAGRGGDYAAWRKRTAGWKADFPIGYTAPEDGSIAPQYVIERLGALTGAEGTYVAGVGQHQMWAAQFVQYERPNSWLNSGGLGTMGYSVPAAMGAKAAEPERTVWAIDGDGCFQMTNQELATCVVNEIPIKVAIINNSSLGMVRQWQTLFYNERYSNTDLHTAHDGRRVPDFVKLAEAYGCVGLRCERPEDVDATIQQALEINDRPVVIDFVVERDAMVWPMVPAGVSNDKVTMARAMTPVWDREDDEAVDQADPTEEDEA
- the ilvN gene encoding acetolactate synthase small subunit yields the protein MSTHTLSVLVENKPGVLARIAGLISRRGFNIESLAVGPTEHEEISRMTIVFDVDPVVLEQVTKQLNKLVEVLKVVELEPGASVQREVLLIKVRCDNGARAQVLQLADVFRANVIDLQPDSVIIQTTGAREKVAAFLAALEPYGVRELVQSGVIAMGRGSRSITDRALRSA